In one Zymobacter palmae genomic region, the following are encoded:
- the atpG gene encoding F0F1 ATP synthase subunit gamma: MAAIKDIKSQIGSIKNTQKITSAMQMVAASKMRRSQERMEAGKPYARKIREVCHHTANANLDYRHPYLVPREQVNRVGYIVISSDRGLCGGLNINVFKAALKDAQTWRDQGVGVAFCTIGRQAASFFRQYGGEVMASEDGLGDAPVASDLIGSIKVMLDAYDEGQLDRLVLVSNEFVNTMTQQPTARTLLPIDASDVEPDEKEEDILPKGHWIYLYEPDARTLLDTLLVRYVESQVYQAVVENIACEQAARMIAMKNATDNGSELINDLQLLYNKERQAAITQEINEIVGGAAAV, from the coding sequence ATGGCAGCCATTAAAGATATCAAGTCGCAGATCGGCAGTATCAAGAACACGCAGAAGATCACCAGCGCCATGCAGATGGTGGCCGCATCTAAAATGCGTCGTTCTCAGGAGCGCATGGAGGCGGGCAAGCCTTATGCGCGCAAGATTCGTGAAGTATGCCACCACACGGCCAATGCCAACTTGGATTACCGTCACCCTTATCTGGTGCCGCGTGAACAGGTCAACCGTGTAGGTTATATCGTCATTTCCAGCGACCGTGGGCTGTGCGGTGGTCTGAACATTAATGTGTTCAAGGCGGCACTCAAGGACGCACAGACGTGGCGTGATCAAGGTGTTGGCGTTGCATTCTGCACCATTGGTCGTCAGGCGGCCTCGTTCTTCCGGCAATACGGCGGTGAAGTGATGGCGTCTGAAGACGGCTTGGGTGATGCCCCCGTCGCCAGCGATCTGATCGGCAGTATCAAGGTTATGCTTGATGCTTACGACGAAGGTCAGCTGGACCGCTTGGTGCTGGTGTCCAACGAATTCGTGAACACCATGACGCAGCAGCCGACGGCACGCACTCTGCTTCCGATTGATGCTAGTGATGTTGAGCCGGATGAGAAAGAAGAAGACATCCTGCCAAAAGGTCACTGGATCTATCTGTACGAGCCGGATGCACGCACGCTTCTGGATACCCTGCTGGTTCGCTACGTCGAGTCCCAGGTGTATCAGGCCGTGGTCGAAAACATTGCCTGTGAGCAAGCTGCTCGCATGATCGCAATGAAGAACGCCACCGATAACGGAAGTGAACTGATTAACGACCTGCAGCTGCTCTACAACAAAGAGCGTCAAGCCGCGATCACGCAGGAAATCAACGAGATCGTGGGTGGTG